The following proteins come from a genomic window of Gossypium raimondii isolate GPD5lz chromosome 5, ASM2569854v1, whole genome shotgun sequence:
- the LOC105768419 gene encoding GDSL esterase/lipase At1g28610 isoform X1, whose protein sequence is MATSSSCSSLKQHFLMFLVVTISSIINSQVNGCFTSIFSFGDSLTDTGNLLEISLSDSTNPPHSAFLPYGRTFFHHPTGRFCDGRLVIDFIAEALGFSFLPPFYGSKSGKWEKFQKGANFAVASATALNSSFLAEQGIHSVSTNISLGVEVNSFKHLLPSLCSSSSNCKELLRNSLIVMGEIGGNDYNHAFMQGKNIENIRQLVPLVVDIISSSINELIELGAMTFLVPGNFPIGCSPSLLTKFHGSERDQYDPLTGCLTWLNRFSQHHNELLRKELENIRSLHPQINIIYVDYYKAAVRFYHSPKQFGFKETLKACCGIGGLYNYDPLIFCGYPQLKQCCNDPSSYISWDGIHYTEAVNKWLAHTVFEELMSTIPSLGSLCPSSTVNKLRILYPMFGV, encoded by the exons ATGGCTACTTCTTCATCATGTTCTTCGTTGAAACAACACTTCCTTATGTTTCTCGTTGTAACAATAAGCAGCATTATTAATTCACAAGTAAATGGATGTTTCACATCGATTTTCAGCTTCGGTGATTCATTAACTGATACAGGCAACTTACTAGAGATTTCACTTTCAGATTCCACCAACCCTCCTCATTCTGCTTTTCTTCCCTATGGCCGCACCTTCTTTCACCATCCCACCGGTCGATTCTGCGATGGCCGCTTGGTTATAGATTTCATCG CTGAAGCTTTGGGATTTTCCTTTTTACCACCATTTTATGGATCTAAAAGTGGAAAATGGGAGAAATTTCAAAAGGGGGCGAATTTTGCAGTAGCGAGTGCTACTGCACTGAATTCGTCGTTTCTTGCTGAACAAGGAATCCATAGTGTCTCCACCAACATTTCTTTGGGAGTTGAAGTGAATTCCTTCAAACATTTATTGCCATCTCtttgctcatcttcttcaa ATTGCAAAGAGCTCCTAAGGAACTCCTTGATTGTGATGGGAGAGATTGGAGGAAATGACTACAATCATGCATTCATGCAAGGGAAAAACATTGAGAATATCCGACAACTTGTCCCTCTTGTTGTTGATATCATATCGTCATCAATCAAT GAGTTGATCGAGTTAGGGGCAATGACATTTTTGGTCCCCGGGAACTTTCCCATTGGATGCTCCCCATCTTTGTTGACAAAATTTCATGGTTCAGAAAGGGATCAATATGATCCCTTAACTGGTTGTCTAACATGGTTGAACCGATTCTCTCAACATCACAATGAATTACTTCGAAAAGAACTCGAAAATATCCGAAGCCTTCATCCCCAAATCAACATTATTTATGTTGATTATTACAAAGCTGCAGTGCGGTTTTACCATTCTCCAAAACAATTTG GATTTAAAGAAACTTTGAAGGCATGTTGTggaattggaggtctttataatTACGATCCGTTGATATTTTGTGGTTATCCGCAATTAAAACAATGCTGCAATGACCCTTCTTCGTATATTAGCTGGGATGGGATTCATTATACAGAAGCTGTCAACAAATGGCTTGCCCATACTGTATTTGAAGAATTGATGAGCACCATTCCTAGTTTAGGGAGCTTGTGTCCCTCATCTACCGTAAACAAATTGAGAATTTTATATCCAATGTTTGGGGTCTAA
- the LOC105768419 gene encoding GDSL esterase/lipase At1g28570 isoform X2: protein MATSSSCSSLKQHFLVFLIVIISSIINSPVNGCFTSIFSFGDSLTDTGNLLELSISESTKPPHSAFLPYGCTFFHRPTGRFCDGRLVIDFLAEALGFSFLPPFYGSKSGKWEKFRQGANFAVAGATALNSSFLAEQGIHSVSTNISLGVEVNSFKHLLPSLCSSSSNCKKLLRKSLIVMGEVGGNDYNHAFKQGKNIENIRRLVPLVVDIISLSIKELIELGAVTFLVPGNFPIGCSPSLLTSFHGSEKDQYDPLTGCLTWLNQFSQHHNELLRKELENIRNLHPQINIIYVDYYKASTPFYQSPKNYGFKETLKACCGIGGLYNYDPLIYCGYPPLKQCCNDPSSYISWDGIHFTEVVNKWLAHTVFEELMNTIPRLGSLCPLSTVNKLRILYPMFGV, encoded by the exons ATGGCTACTTCTTCATCATGTTCCTCGTTGAAACAACACTTCCTTGTGTTTCTCATTGTAATAATAAGCAGCATTATTAATTCACCAGTAAATGGATGTTTCACATCGATTTTCAGCTTTGGTGATTCATTAACTGATACAGGCAATTTACTTGAGCTTTCAATTTCAGAATCCACCAAACCTCCTCATTCTGCTTTtcttccctatggctgcacctTCTTTCACCGTCCCACCGGCCGATTCTGCGATGGCCGCTTGGTTATAGATTTCCTCG CTGAAGCTTTGGGATTTTCCTTTTTACCACCATTTTATGGATCTAAAAGTGGAAAATGGGAGAAATTCCGACAGGGAGCGAATTTTGCAGTGGCGGGTGCTACTGCACTGAATTCGTCGTTTCTTGCTGAACAAGGAATCCACAGTGTCTCAACCAACATTTCTTTGGGAGTTGAAGTGAATTCCTTCAAACATTTATTGCCATCTCtttgctcatcttcttcaa ATTGCAAAAAGCTCCTAAGGAAGTCCTTGATTGTGATGGGAGAGGTTGGAGGAAATGATTACAATCATGCATTCAAGCAAGGGAAAAACATTGAGAATATCCGACGACTTGTCCCTCTTGTTGTTGATATCATATCTTTATCAATCAAG GAGTTGATCGAGTTAGGGGCAGTGACATTTTTGGTCCCCGGAAACTTTCCTATTGGATGCTCCCCATCTTTGCTGACAAGTTTTCATGGTTCAGAAAAGGATCAATATGATCCCTTAACTGGTTGTCTAACATGGTTGAACCAATTCTCTCAACACCACAATGAATTACTTCGAAAAGAACTCGAAAATATCCGAAACCTTCATCCCCAAATCAACATTATATATGTTGATTATTACAAAGCTTCAACACCGTTTTACCAGTCTCCGAAAAACTATG GATTTAAAGAAACTTTGAAGGCATGTTGTGGAATTGGAGGTCTCTATAATTACGATCCTTTGATATATTGTGGTTATCCGCCATTAAAACAATGCTGCAACGACCCTTCTTCGTATATTAGCTGGGATGGGATTCATTTTACAGAAGTTGTCAACAAATGGCTTGCCCATACTGTATTTGAAGAATTGATGAACACCATTCCTAGATTAGGGAGCTTGTGTCCCTTATCTACCGTAAACAAACTGAGAATTCTATATCCAATGTTTGGGGTCTAA
- the LOC105768419 gene encoding GDSL esterase/lipase At1g28570 isoform X3: MATSSSCSSLKQHFLVFLIVIISSIINSPVNGCFTSIFSFGDSLTDTGNLLELSISESTKPPHSAFLPYGCTFFHRPTGRFCDGRLVIDFLAEALGFSFLPPFYGSKSGKWEKFQKGANFAVASATALNSSFLAEQGIHSVSTNISLGVEVNSFKHLLPSLCSSSSNCKELLRNSLIVMGEIGGNDYNHAFMQGKNIENIRQLVPLVVDIISSSINELIELGAMTFLVPGNFPIGCSPSLLTKFHGSERDQYDPLTGCLTWLNRFSQHHNELLRKELENIRSLHPQINIIYVDYYKAAVRFYHSPKQFGFKETLKACCGIGGLYNYDPLIFCGYPQLKQCCNDPSSYISWDGIHYTEAVNKWLAHTVFEELMSTIPSLGSLCPSSTVNKLRILYPMFGV, translated from the exons ATGGCTACTTCTTCATCATGTTCCTCGTTGAAACAACACTTCCTTGTGTTTCTCATTGTAATAATAAGCAGCATTATTAATTCACCAGTAAATGGATGTTTCACATCGATTTTCAGCTTTGGTGATTCATTAACTGATACAGGCAATTTACTTGAGCTTTCAATTTCAGAATCCACCAAACCTCCTCATTCTGCTTTtcttccctatggctgcacctTCTTTCACCGTCCCACCGGCCGATTCTGCGATGGCCGCTTGGTTATAGATTTCCTCG CTGAAGCTTTGGGATTTTCCTTTTTACCACCATTTTATGGATCTAAAAGTGGAAAATGGGAGAAATTTCAAAAGGGGGCGAATTTTGCAGTAGCGAGTGCTACTGCACTGAATTCGTCGTTTCTTGCTGAACAAGGAATCCATAGTGTCTCCACCAACATTTCTTTGGGAGTTGAAGTGAATTCCTTCAAACATTTATTGCCATCTCtttgctcatcttcttcaa ATTGCAAAGAGCTCCTAAGGAACTCCTTGATTGTGATGGGAGAGATTGGAGGAAATGACTACAATCATGCATTCATGCAAGGGAAAAACATTGAGAATATCCGACAACTTGTCCCTCTTGTTGTTGATATCATATCGTCATCAATCAAT GAGTTGATCGAGTTAGGGGCAATGACATTTTTGGTCCCCGGGAACTTTCCCATTGGATGCTCCCCATCTTTGTTGACAAAATTTCATGGTTCAGAAAGGGATCAATATGATCCCTTAACTGGTTGTCTAACATGGTTGAACCGATTCTCTCAACATCACAATGAATTACTTCGAAAAGAACTCGAAAATATCCGAAGCCTTCATCCCCAAATCAACATTATTTATGTTGATTATTACAAAGCTGCAGTGCGGTTTTACCATTCTCCAAAACAATTTG GATTTAAAGAAACTTTGAAGGCATGTTGTggaattggaggtctttataatTACGATCCGTTGATATTTTGTGGTTATCCGCAATTAAAACAATGCTGCAATGACCCTTCTTCGTATATTAGCTGGGATGGGATTCATTATACAGAAGCTGTCAACAAATGGCTTGCCCATACTGTATTTGAAGAATTGATGAGCACCATTCCTAGTTTAGGGAGCTTGTGTCCCTCATCTACCGTAAACAAATTGAGAATTTTATATCCAATGTTTGGGGTCTAA